One genomic segment of Rhizobium sp. 11515TR includes these proteins:
- a CDS encoding ABC transporter permease translates to MSADNTTAFEQSPSAWFSRRRRLKRNSLTSQILVRIGSAIAVLWAAVTLSFISIHLAPGDIVSLLIGEQLRTPEVEAAIRLEWGLDKPLLAQYLTYLLRVLHGDFGRSYILQTDVSGLVLSQMLPTLKLTAAALVVAVVFAVASALLTAGKRLPRSIAGSLELILISTPSFWLGILLLFVFSFTLKIFPVAGDRTFSALVLPALSLGLSLGAVIGQVLRQGLERALEEPFMLTVKSWGANDFVLRLRHGLRHAALPAVTLAGWLVGNLLSGAVITEAVFGRPGLGRITVDAVLTHDLPVVLAVAILSAFIYVILSTLVDVLYLLLDPRLRNQSAEVGH, encoded by the coding sequence ATGAGTGCTGACAATACGACGGCTTTCGAGCAGAGCCCTTCGGCCTGGTTTTCGCGCAGGCGCCGGCTGAAGCGCAACAGCCTGACATCGCAGATTCTAGTGCGGATTGGATCAGCCATTGCGGTCCTATGGGCAGCGGTGACGCTGAGCTTCATCAGCATCCATCTGGCGCCCGGCGATATTGTCAGCCTGTTGATCGGCGAGCAATTGCGCACGCCGGAGGTAGAAGCGGCCATCCGCCTCGAATGGGGCTTGGACAAGCCGTTGCTGGCGCAATACCTGACCTATCTCCTGCGGGTTCTGCACGGCGATTTCGGACGGTCCTATATCCTGCAGACGGATGTTTCCGGCCTCGTTTTATCGCAGATGCTGCCGACATTGAAGCTTACTGCAGCCGCTCTCGTCGTTGCCGTCGTCTTCGCCGTTGCCAGCGCTCTGCTCACAGCCGGCAAGCGCTTGCCCCGCAGCATCGCGGGCAGTCTTGAACTGATCCTCATCTCGACGCCGTCCTTCTGGCTCGGCATCCTATTGCTATTCGTCTTTTCATTCACGCTGAAGATCTTTCCGGTGGCCGGTGACCGGACGTTTTCGGCGCTGGTCCTGCCGGCGCTCTCGCTTGGCCTTTCGCTCGGCGCCGTCATCGGACAAGTGCTGCGCCAAGGGCTCGAACGGGCCCTGGAAGAACCCTTCATGCTGACGGTCAAGAGCTGGGGCGCCAATGACTTCGTGCTGAGGCTGCGTCACGGCTTGCGGCACGCCGCACTTCCCGCCGTGACGCTCGCCGGTTGGCTTGTCGGTAATCTGCTGTCCGGCGCCGTCATCACCGAAGCGGTGTTTGGCAGGCCCGGGCTTGGGCGGATTACAGTCGACGCCGTGCTGACGCATGACCTGCCCGTGGTGCTCGCCGTCGCCATCCTGTCGGCCTTCATCTACGTCATCCTCAGCACGCTGGTCGACGTGCTTTACCTTCTGCTCGATCCCCGCCTGCGCAATCAGAGTGCGGAGGTCGGCCATTGA
- a CDS encoding ABC transporter substrate-binding protein: protein MLMRRHFLGLTAAMLVTGALPSLGMAGDGTPINGGKLTWGVETEPATLNPQLNGQDKTKLLLRNAYESLLARTADGGYVPWLATEYKIADDGKTYTFKLRDNVTFTDGQKLDAQAVITNFTKLKDAAYSGSVSAGPVSRIVEAKALDDHTVSFTLNQVYAPFLDYAASLEILSPAAFNSTQLKSGGPEIAGTGPFILKRYAKGQDIQFVKNPAYNWAPKTSAHNGPAYLDEVTYRFLSESSVRTGALTSGQVDVIEGIAGNDASLFKDNSDFSYQTALNTGTPYSLFLNVTWGPTQDLKVRKALISAIDVDAVLKAVYRGERTRAWGITSPIDPQFYDKSIEAAYKPDPKAANALLDEAGWNARDADGFRTKDGKRLTIEVIQAQATVRDQRDVLLQALQAQARQNAGIDLKIVFVDAGTYTDRRKTGQFGSIANSNTPTDAIDIEYHYLPLDKGGSINYSRAFAPELSQWLNEAASTLDQKKRFDLYSKLQRFAILDQAYALPLYEPEDQVAAASYVKGISFRPFKQLPESAYDIWRSE from the coding sequence ATGCTTATGCGCAGACATTTTCTTGGCCTGACGGCAGCCATGCTTGTGACGGGGGCGCTGCCGAGCCTTGGCATGGCTGGGGACGGCACGCCGATCAACGGCGGCAAGCTGACATGGGGCGTCGAGACGGAACCGGCCACGCTCAATCCGCAGCTCAACGGGCAGGACAAGACCAAGCTGCTGCTGCGCAACGCCTATGAGTCGCTGCTGGCGCGGACTGCAGATGGCGGCTACGTTCCCTGGCTTGCAACCGAATACAAGATCGCCGACGACGGCAAGACCTACACGTTCAAGCTTCGTGACAATGTCACCTTCACCGACGGGCAGAAGCTTGATGCACAGGCAGTCATCACCAATTTCACCAAGCTCAAGGACGCGGCCTATAGCGGCAGCGTGAGCGCCGGCCCGGTCTCGCGCATCGTCGAAGCAAAGGCACTGGACGACCATACCGTCTCCTTCACGTTGAACCAGGTCTATGCGCCCTTTCTCGATTATGCCGCGAGCCTGGAAATCCTTTCGCCCGCGGCCTTCAATTCGACGCAGCTGAAATCCGGCGGACCGGAGATCGCGGGAACCGGTCCCTTCATCCTGAAGCGCTATGCCAAGGGACAGGACATTCAGTTCGTCAAGAATCCAGCCTATAACTGGGCACCCAAGACGTCGGCTCATAATGGCCCGGCCTATCTGGACGAGGTGACCTACCGCTTCCTGTCCGAATCTTCCGTTCGGACCGGGGCACTCACCTCCGGCCAGGTCGACGTGATCGAAGGGATCGCCGGCAACGATGCCAGCCTTTTCAAGGACAATTCGGACTTCAGCTATCAGACGGCCCTCAATACCGGCACGCCCTATTCGCTGTTCCTCAATGTCACCTGGGGACCGACCCAGGATCTCAAGGTGCGCAAGGCTCTGATATCAGCGATCGACGTCGATGCGGTGCTGAAAGCCGTCTATCGCGGAGAACGCACCCGCGCATGGGGCATCACATCGCCGATCGATCCGCAATTCTACGACAAGAGCATCGAGGCGGCATATAAACCCGATCCCAAAGCGGCAAATGCGCTCCTTGACGAGGCTGGCTGGAACGCGCGGGACGCCGATGGCTTCAGGACGAAGGACGGCAAGCGGCTGACCATCGAGGTCATCCAGGCTCAGGCGACGGTGCGCGATCAGCGTGACGTCCTGCTGCAGGCCCTGCAGGCACAGGCACGCCAGAATGCCGGCATCGACCTCAAGATCGTCTTCGTGGATGCCGGCACCTATACCGATCGGCGCAAGACCGGTCAGTTCGGCTCGATCGCTAATTCCAATACGCCGACGGATGCGATCGACATCGAGTATCACTATCTGCCGCTCGATAAGGGCGGCAGCATCAATTACAGCCGCGCCTTCGCACCCGAACTGTCGCAATGGCTGAACGAGGCCGCTTCGACGCTGGACCAGAAGAAGCGCTTCGATCTCTATTCGAAGCTGCAGCGCTTCGCCATTCTCGACCAGGCCTATGCCCTGCCGCTCTATGAGCCCGAGGACCAGGTGGCGGCTGCAAGCTATGTGAAGGGCATCAGCTTCCGGCCCTTCAAGCAATTGCCGGAGAGCGCCTACGACATCTGGCGCAGCGAATGA
- a CDS encoding ABC transporter substrate-binding protein yields the protein MVTRRDFLKSSAIAALSLSAGLQASETLADDKPARGGSLIWGVETEPTTLNPHLNGQAKAKLVLRNAYECLLARSPDGGYVPWLAKDYTVSEYGRTYTFNLRDDVSFSDGEKFDAAAVVTNFQKLREPIYSGSISAGHVSHISEAIALDPHTVVLKLNDVYAPFLDGATSIEIISPKSFSSPQLKAGGPDIAGTGPFILDRYVKGQEIRFVRNAAYNWAPSNAGHQGPAYLNEVVYRFLPESAVRTGALTSGQVHVIEGISGNDAALFRDNPDFTYQSALNTGTPYTLYLNVTNTSTSEVKIRKAFLAAIDVERIIQSVYRGERKRAWGVLTPADTDFYDKSIEGSYGFDTELANRLLDEAGWTSKDGDGIRMKDGKRLTIEIVQSQATLRDQRDVLLEAVQAQARQNAGIDVVLHYVDAGTYANRQNDGQYGIIPNSTTTQENGLTLYFHYLPREKGGSINYSRTVAPEISAWLAEGASTLDVKKRFDIYSALQRFALREQALGLPLYVPEDQIAATAAVKGAGFRPFKRLPENAYDIWLDQPA from the coding sequence GTGGTAACCAGAAGAGATTTTCTGAAGAGTTCAGCGATTGCTGCTCTGTCTCTGTCTGCCGGACTGCAAGCGTCTGAAACGCTGGCGGATGACAAGCCTGCGCGCGGCGGGTCCCTGATCTGGGGCGTCGAGACAGAACCGACCACGCTCAATCCGCATCTGAACGGCCAGGCCAAGGCGAAACTGGTTCTGCGCAATGCCTACGAATGCCTTCTCGCCCGCTCCCCGGATGGCGGTTATGTGCCTTGGCTGGCGAAAGACTATACGGTATCCGAGTATGGCAGGACCTATACCTTCAATCTCCGCGATGACGTGAGTTTCAGCGACGGGGAGAAATTCGACGCTGCAGCCGTCGTAACGAACTTCCAGAAACTGAGGGAGCCAATCTATTCCGGCAGCATCAGTGCCGGCCACGTCTCACATATTTCCGAGGCAATCGCGCTCGATCCTCATACGGTCGTACTCAAGCTCAACGATGTTTATGCCCCTTTCCTCGATGGCGCGACCAGCATCGAGATCATCTCACCGAAATCATTCTCATCACCGCAGCTGAAGGCAGGCGGGCCTGACATTGCAGGCACTGGCCCTTTCATCCTCGATCGCTATGTCAAAGGTCAGGAAATCCGTTTCGTTCGAAACGCGGCCTATAATTGGGCTCCCAGCAATGCCGGTCATCAGGGGCCGGCCTATCTCAATGAAGTGGTCTATCGCTTCCTGCCTGAATCGGCGGTTCGAACCGGCGCACTCACCTCCGGCCAGGTGCATGTCATCGAGGGCATTTCCGGCAATGACGCAGCACTTTTCCGCGACAATCCCGATTTCACCTATCAAAGTGCACTGAATACCGGCACGCCTTATACGCTTTACCTGAATGTCACCAACACCTCGACGAGCGAGGTCAAGATACGCAAGGCCTTTCTGGCAGCGATCGATGTCGAGCGGATCATTCAGTCCGTCTACCGTGGTGAGCGCAAGCGCGCATGGGGTGTCCTGACGCCTGCAGACACGGATTTCTACGACAAGAGTATCGAGGGCAGCTATGGCTTCGATACCGAGCTTGCCAACAGATTGCTCGACGAGGCCGGGTGGACGAGCAAAGACGGCGACGGCATCCGGATGAAGGATGGCAAACGGCTGACGATCGAGATCGTCCAGTCGCAGGCGACCTTGCGGGACCAGCGCGACGTTCTTCTCGAGGCCGTCCAGGCACAGGCCAGACAGAATGCCGGCATCGATGTCGTCTTGCACTATGTCGACGCCGGAACCTATGCCAACAGGCAGAACGACGGCCAATACGGCATCATTCCGAACTCCACCACGACGCAGGAAAACGGCCTTACCCTCTATTTTCACTATCTGCCGCGTGAGAAGGGCGGATCGATCAATTACAGCCGCACCGTGGCGCCTGAAATATCCGCCTGGCTTGCCGAGGGCGCCTCTACGCTCGACGTCAAGAAGCGCTTCGATATCTATTCGGCGCTCCAGCGTTTCGCACTCCGCGAGCAGGCGCTCGGCCTGCCGCTCTATGTTCCCGAAGATCAGATTGCAGCAACGGCTGCCGTCAAGGGAGCGGGATTCCGTCCCTTCAAGCGCCTTCCCGAAAACGCTTACGACATCTGGCTCGATCAACCAGCCTGA
- a CDS encoding LLM class flavin-dependent oxidoreductase, with the protein MSYALSFLDKSPIDGAERASQALQRSLALARRAEELGYRRFWVAEHHNSPKLASSSPEVLIGHLLAHTRRIRIGSGGVMLQHYSAYKVAENFNLLAALAPGRVDLGVGKAPGGLPLSTGALQKAYDPARKPSFEAQLAELDGFLRHEQGAEGKAEDLAAFPAPDEPPGRFLLGASPDSARLAARLGWGFVYAGHIHGDDEAISQSLSAYRQAGGKTALLAVSVVTAQTTSLAEGLVGDTRRFHLQIKDGQSVNVGSREQALEYVRQAGATDYRIEERSPRVIRGTPADVHLELQRLHKGFGIEEFVIDCPVSEGAHRLSTIELLAGTRTAAAA; encoded by the coding sequence ATGTCTTACGCCCTGAGTTTTCTCGATAAGAGCCCGATTGATGGCGCCGAACGCGCGTCGCAAGCATTGCAGCGCAGCCTGGCGCTTGCCAGACGAGCTGAAGAATTGGGCTATCGGCGCTTCTGGGTTGCCGAGCACCATAATTCCCCAAAACTCGCAAGCTCCTCCCCGGAAGTATTGATCGGCCACCTGCTGGCACATACGAGGCGCATCCGTATAGGCTCCGGCGGCGTGATGCTGCAGCATTACAGCGCCTACAAGGTTGCCGAGAACTTCAACCTGCTGGCGGCGCTAGCGCCGGGACGTGTCGACCTTGGGGTCGGCAAGGCTCCGGGCGGGCTTCCGCTTTCGACCGGGGCTCTTCAGAAAGCATACGATCCCGCGCGCAAACCATCGTTCGAAGCGCAATTGGCCGAACTGGATGGCTTCTTGCGGCACGAACAGGGCGCGGAAGGCAAGGCAGAGGACCTTGCCGCTTTTCCAGCACCCGACGAGCCGCCCGGCCGCTTCCTGCTCGGCGCGAGCCCCGATAGCGCGAGATTGGCCGCTCGTCTCGGCTGGGGTTTTGTCTATGCGGGCCACATCCATGGTGACGATGAAGCGATCTCGCAATCGCTGTCGGCCTATCGACAGGCGGGTGGCAAGACTGCACTGCTTGCGGTCAGCGTGGTCACAGCGCAAACGACCTCGCTTGCCGAGGGTCTCGTCGGCGACACGCGCCGGTTCCACCTGCAAATCAAGGATGGACAAAGCGTCAATGTCGGCAGCCGCGAGCAGGCGCTCGAATATGTCCGCCAGGCAGGCGCGACCGACTATCGGATCGAAGAGAGAAGTCCACGCGTCATTCGAGGAACGCCGGCCGACGTCCATCTGGAGCTGCAGCGCCTCCACAAGGGATTCGGCATCGAAGAATTTGTGATCGACTGCCCGGTCTCCGAAGGTGCCCACCGCCTCAGCACCATCGAATTGCTGGCCGGCACGCGCACGGCCGCTGCGGCCTGA
- a CDS encoding GntR family transcriptional regulator, with the protein MGISRLGNGGSRKTSLYEELFGRLKAEILDGTVPEGAVLTEAALADLIDSSRAPVRQALQLLFEDGLITRFDGRGFIVGKTGTLPKRIKLADYLGKLFAEDDDRPIFAWQALYEDVESIVVYRSFFGRYRINENELARHFGVGRGVARDVLLKLETLGITEKDDNFRWSIVPLDSQRIRDLYEVREQIEPVALASALGGLSNEHVDTMLSRLALALADYPDVSASTMYELELDLHLRSLQACPNKEFLSILKRTHCILTLSKHIVGSRIKRPEYEPFLSEHIGVFKMVQKRDEEGLRKAMRDHISNSQPNVQARAAYIREHYQPDEYSFIL; encoded by the coding sequence ATGGGCATATCACGGTTAGGGAATGGCGGTTCGCGCAAAACCAGTCTCTATGAGGAGCTCTTCGGGCGGCTGAAGGCCGAGATTCTCGATGGGACGGTGCCCGAGGGCGCAGTGCTGACCGAGGCTGCCCTTGCGGACCTGATAGATAGCAGCCGGGCGCCGGTACGCCAGGCGCTGCAGCTCCTCTTCGAGGATGGATTGATCACACGGTTTGACGGTCGCGGTTTTATTGTCGGCAAGACGGGGACTCTTCCGAAGCGGATCAAACTTGCGGACTATCTTGGCAAATTGTTCGCCGAGGATGACGACAGGCCAATCTTCGCCTGGCAGGCGCTCTATGAAGATGTCGAAAGCATCGTTGTTTATCGCTCCTTCTTCGGCCGTTATCGCATCAATGAAAACGAGCTCGCACGGCATTTCGGCGTCGGGCGTGGGGTAGCACGCGATGTGTTGCTGAAACTTGAAACGCTCGGCATCACGGAGAAGGACGATAATTTCCGCTGGTCGATCGTACCGCTCGATAGCCAGCGCATTCGCGACCTCTACGAGGTGCGCGAGCAAATCGAGCCGGTGGCGCTCGCAAGCGCCTTGGGCGGGCTTTCGAACGAACATGTCGACACGATGCTTTCAAGGCTGGCGCTGGCGCTTGCAGATTACCCCGATGTATCGGCCTCGACCATGTACGAACTGGAACTGGACCTTCATCTGCGCAGCTTGCAGGCTTGCCCGAATAAAGAGTTCCTGAGCATTCTGAAACGGACGCACTGCATCCTTACGCTCAGCAAGCATATCGTCGGCAGTCGCATCAAGAGGCCGGAATACGAGCCGTTCCTGTCGGAGCATATCGGTGTCTTCAAGATGGTGCAAAAGCGGGACGAGGAGGGACTTCGCAAAGCCATGCGCGATCACATCAGCAATTCGCAGCCCAATGTGCAGGCGCGTGCCGCTTATATCCGCGAGCACTATCAGCCGGACGAATACAGTTTCATCCTCTAA
- a CDS encoding UxaA family hydrolase, with product MSAVSPVILLNSIDDVAVARVMIRAGSPTGIDGLIAADQIPRGHKVAVRDIQAGQEIRKFGQPIGVATQFIPAGGHVHLQNLAVIESDHPYQFSVDIEETGMLPREDCRTFMGFDRGAGGVGTRNFIGIITTVNCSATVSKYIAEHFNRTGGLEGFDNVDGVVALTHGGGCAINTQSEGYRYLARTLQGYARHPNFGGILMIGLGCETNQIAPILEHYKLEEGNRLRTMTIQDLGGTRKTIAAASEMIKDMLPEVNSATRTVQPLSGVKLALECGGSDGYSGISANPALGYASDLLVRNGGTSVLAETPEIYGAEHLLTRRAVTPAVAEKLLSRIDWWRDYTRRNGAELNNNPSYGNKLGGLTTILEKSLGAVAKGGSMPLKAVYEYSEIVDEPGFVFMDTPGYDPVAVTGQVAGGCNVICFTTGRGSVSGFKPAPCVKIATNTEMYNHMREDMDINCGDIVSGDDTIEAAGERIFEEIIAVASGKKTLSETFDYGDNEFVPWQVGAIT from the coding sequence ATGTCCGCCGTTTCGCCTGTCATCCTGCTCAACTCAATCGACGATGTCGCGGTCGCTCGCGTGATGATCCGCGCCGGCAGCCCGACCGGCATCGACGGCTTGATTGCTGCAGACCAGATCCCGCGTGGCCATAAGGTGGCGGTTCGCGACATCCAGGCCGGCCAGGAGATCCGCAAATTCGGCCAGCCGATCGGCGTCGCGACACAGTTCATTCCGGCCGGCGGCCACGTCCATCTGCAGAACCTGGCGGTGATCGAATCCGATCATCCCTATCAGTTCAGCGTTGATATCGAAGAGACCGGCATGCTGCCGCGCGAGGACTGTCGGACCTTCATGGGCTTCGACCGCGGCGCAGGCGGCGTTGGGACGCGCAATTTCATCGGCATCATCACGACGGTCAATTGCTCGGCAACCGTCTCGAAATATATCGCCGAACATTTCAATCGCACCGGCGGGCTTGAGGGCTTCGACAATGTCGATGGCGTGGTGGCGCTCACTCACGGCGGCGGCTGCGCCATCAACACCCAGTCGGAGGGCTATCGCTACCTGGCCCGTACCCTGCAGGGCTATGCGCGGCATCCGAATTTCGGCGGCATCCTGATGATCGGGCTTGGCTGCGAAACCAATCAGATCGCGCCCATCCTGGAGCATTACAAGCTGGAGGAAGGAAACCGGCTGCGCACCATGACGATCCAGGATCTCGGCGGCACCCGTAAGACGATCGCCGCCGCGTCGGAGATGATCAAGGACATGCTGCCGGAGGTCAATTCCGCCACGCGCACCGTCCAGCCGCTTTCGGGCGTCAAGCTCGCCCTGGAATGCGGCGGCTCCGATGGCTATTCAGGCATTTCGGCCAATCCGGCGCTCGGCTATGCCTCCGATCTCCTCGTGCGAAATGGCGGCACCTCGGTTCTGGCGGAAACGCCGGAGATCTATGGCGCGGAACATCTGCTGACGCGCAGAGCGGTCACGCCCGCGGTCGCCGAAAAGCTGCTCTCCCGGATCGACTGGTGGCGCGACTATACCCGCCGCAACGGTGCGGAGCTCAACAACAACCCCTCCTACGGCAACAAGCTCGGCGGATTGACAACGATCCTCGAGAAGTCGCTTGGGGCCGTCGCCAAGGGCGGCTCCATGCCGCTGAAGGCCGTCTACGAATATTCGGAGATCGTCGATGAACCCGGTTTCGTCTTCATGGACACGCCCGGCTATGATCCCGTTGCCGTCACCGGCCAGGTCGCCGGCGGCTGCAATGTGATCTGCTTCACGACGGGCAGAGGCTCCGTCTCCGGCTTCAAGCCGGCACCCTGCGTCAAGATCGCCACCAATACCGAGATGTACAACCATATGCGCGAGGATATGGACATCAATTGTGGTGACATCGTCAGCGGCGACGACACGATCGAGGCAGCCGGCGAACGCATTTTCGAAGAGATCATCGCTGTCGCTTCCGGCAAGAAGACGCTGAGCGAGACCTTCGACTATGGTGACAATGAATTCGTTCCCTGGCAGGTTGGCGCCATCACCTGA